A portion of the bacterium genome contains these proteins:
- a CDS encoding pyridoxine 5'-phosphate synthase: protein MLKLGVNIDHVATLRQARKTVEPSPVQAAKICERAGADSIVAHLREDRRHIQDEDVRLIKENIGIRFNMEMAATPEIIGIACLLKPYQSTLVPEKRQEITTEGGLDVGGNRGLIKDCISSLKKNGILVSLFIEPVSEQIKVSKEVGADAVELHTGKYANTKGEEQSKELEKIIESAHFAHTLNLKVYAGHGLNYENVKAIASISFIEELNIGHSIISRAVFVGLENAVKEMLNLLRS from the coding sequence TTGCTTAAGTTGGGAGTAAATATAGACCATGTTGCAACATTAAGGCAAGCGCGAAAAACCGTAGAGCCAAGTCCTGTGCAAGCGGCTAAAATTTGCGAACGCGCAGGCGCTGACAGCATTGTTGCGCATCTTCGTGAGGATAGAAGACATATTCAAGACGAAGATGTGCGATTAATCAAAGAAAACATTGGCATAAGATTTAACATGGAGATGGCCGCTACTCCAGAGATTATAGGAATCGCTTGTTTGTTGAAACCATATCAATCCACTCTGGTTCCCGAAAAAAGACAAGAAATCACAACTGAAGGCGGGCTAGATGTAGGTGGTAATAGAGGGTTGATTAAAGATTGCATTTCTTCTTTGAAAAAAAATGGTATCTTGGTCAGTCTTTTTATTGAACCGGTATCCGAACAAATAAAGGTGAGTAAAGAAGTTGGCGCCGATGCAGTTGAACTTCATACCGGAAAATATGCAAATACAAAAGGAGAAGAGCAGAGTAAGGAACTGGAAAAAATAATTGAATCTGCGCATTTTGCTCACACATTGAATTTAAAAGTTTATGCCGGACATGGATTAAATTATGAAAACGTAAAAGCTATTGCTTCGATTTCTTTTATTGAAGAATTAAATATAGGACATTCAATAATTTCAAGAGCAGTTTTTGTCGGCTTGGAAAATGCAGTAAAAGAAATGTTAAATCTACTTAGGAGTTAA